One genomic segment of Salmo trutta chromosome 8, fSalTru1.1, whole genome shotgun sequence includes these proteins:
- the gpr185b gene encoding G-protein coupled receptor 12 produces MILSLAAAMSSGGLPQNTTSSATFNPSSLDPWLDPYPDLPGVNSSSTVPVRTSTSDLDLRPLTSPQDVSPWDVALCVTGTLISCENALVIAVLFYTPTLRAPMFILIGSLAFADLLAGLGLILNFVFIYLVKGEVVTLISTGILIVAFSASILNILAITVDRYLSLYNALTYHTERTVLFTYLVIGLIWLVGLILGVLPALGWNCLDDETTCSVCRPVTKSNAVALASFFLLVFAVMMQLYLQICRIAFRHAQQIAVQHQFIAISTTKGVQTLSVILCAFAMCWLPFAMYSIVADSSYPIIYTYATVLPAACNSVLNPIIYAFRNPDIQKGLWLACCGCVPSNLSLRPRVRTSSDV; encoded by the exons ATGATCCTCTCCCTAGCTGCAGCCATGAGCAGTGGTGGCCTTCCCCAGAACACTACTTCCTCTGCAACCTTTAACCCCTCATCCCTGGACCCCTGGCTTGACCCTTACCCTGACCTCCCTGGGGTCAACTCCTCCTCCACAGTCCCCGTCCGCACCTCCACATCTGACCTTGACCTACGACCTCTGACCTCACCCCAG GATGTCAGCCCATGGGACGTGGCATTATGTGTCACAGGAACCCTCATCTCCTGTGAGAATGCTCTGGTCATTGCTGTCCTGTTCTACACGCCGACCCTTCGAGCTCCTATGTTCATTCTGATTGGTTCGCTGGCGTTCGCCGACCTCCTGGCGGGTCTCGGACTCATCCTAAACTTTGTCTTCATCTATCTGGTCAAGGGAGAGGTCGTGACCTTGATTTCCACGGGGATACTTATTGTGGCGTTCTCTGCGTCCATTTTGAATATCCTGGCGATCACTGTGGACAG GTACCTGTCGCTGTACAACGCGTTGACCTATCACACCGAACGGACTGTCCTCTTCACGTACCTGGTAATAGGGCTCATCTGGTTGGTCGGTCTGATCCTTGGAGTCCTCCCTGCCCTCGGCTGGAACTGTCTAGACGACGAAACGACATGTAGCGTCTGCCGACCAGTCACGAAATCCAACGCCGTTGCACTCGCCAGCTTCTTCCTATTGGTCTTCGCAGTCATGATGCAACTCTACCTACAGATCTGTAGGATTGCATTCCGACATGCTCAGCAAATCGCAGTCCAACATCAATTCATCGCTATTTCCACGACCAAAGGAGTCCAGACACTCTCTGTGATTCTCTGCGCTTTCGCTATGTGTTGGTTGCCGTTCGCAATGTATTCTATAGTGGCGGACTCGAGTTATCCTATAATATATACATACGCCACTGTGCTGCCGGCGGCGTGTAATTCAGTTCTAAATCCAATTATATACGCTTTCAGGAACCCGGATATACAGAAGGGGTTGTGGTTGGCGTGCTGTGGGTGTGTCCCATCAAATTTGAGTCTCAGACCGAGGGTGAGGACCTCCAGTGATGTATAG